From a region of the Mercurialis annua linkage group LG1-X, ddMerAnnu1.2, whole genome shotgun sequence genome:
- the LOC126665362 gene encoding 60S ribosomal protein L13-1-like has translation MKHNNVIPNGHFKKHWQNYVKTWFNQPARKTRRRVARQKKAVKIFPRPTAGPLRPIVHGMTLKYNMKLKAGRGFTLEELKAAGIPRKLAPTIGIAVDHRRKNRSLEGLQTNVQRLKTYKAKLVVFPRRARKSKAGDSSAEELATATQVQGLYMPIVREQPSVELVKVTDEMKSFKAYDKLRIERTNQRHVGVRLKRAAEAEKEEKK, from the exons ATGAAGCATAACAATGTTATTCCCAATGGGCATTTCAAGAAGCATTGGCAGAACTATGTCAAGACTTGGTTCAACCAACCTGCTAGAAAGACCCGGAGACGTGTTG CCCGTCAAAAGAAGGCTGTGAAGATCTTTCCTCGTCCCACAGCTGGACCTCTTCGTCCAATTGTTCATGGAATGACTTTGAAGTATAATATGAAATTGAAGGCTGGTAGAGGGTTCACTCTTGAAGAACTCaag GCTGCTGGTATTCCAAGGAAACTTGCCCCTACCATTGGAATAGCTGTTGATCACAGAAGGAAGAACCGCTCTTTGGAGGGACTACAAACCAATGTTCAGAGGTTGAAGACCTACAAGGCCAAATTGGTCGTCTTCCCAAGACGTGCTCGCAAGTCCAAG GCTGGTGATTCTTCTGCTGAGGAGCTGGCAACAGCAACCCAAGTCCAAGGGCTATACATGCCAATTGTACGTGAGCAACCATCTGTGGAGCTTGTCAAGGTAACCGATGAAATGAAGTCATTCAAGGCATACGATAAGTTGCGTATTGAGAGGACAAACCAGCGCCATGTTGGTGTGAGATTGAAGAGGGCTGCCGAGGcagagaaagaagaaaagaagtag